The Staphylothermus marinus F1 genome has a segment encoding these proteins:
- a CDS encoding 30S ribosomal protein S4: protein MGDPKKPRKKWEGPRHPWRKEVLVQELKLLGTYGLRNKRELWRAQTIVRKFRHQARSLLAAPQEIREQAEKALLNRLYRLGLLHENASLEDVLGLTVEDLLERRLQTIVYKKGLARTIYHARQLIIHGHIAIAGRRITSPGYIVSREEEDLVDYAPTSPFKKSIEEKA from the coding sequence ATGGGTGATCCGAAGAAGCCTAGAAAGAAATGGGAAGGACCACGACATCCATGGCGAAAAGAAGTATTAGTTCAAGAACTTAAGCTTCTGGGAACATATGGTTTAAGAAATAAGAGAGAATTATGGAGAGCACAAACAATTGTTAGGAAGTTCCGTCACCAAGCACGATCACTTCTAGCTGCTCCACAAGAAATACGTGAACAAGCAGAAAAAGCTCTACTTAATAGACTTTATCGTCTAGGATTACTACATGAAAACGCATCACTAGAAGATGTTTTAGGATTAACTGTTGAAGACTTATTGGAGAGGAGATTACAAACCATAGTTTATAAGAAAGGATTAGCGAGAACAATATATCATGCAAGACAATTAATTATCCACGGACACATAGCTATTGCCGGCCGTAGAATTACTTCGCCAGGATACATTGTTTCTCGAGAAGAAGAAGACCTAGTGGATTACGCACCTACAAGTCCGTTTAAAAAGAGCATTGAAGAAAAAGCCTAG
- a CDS encoding 30S ribosomal protein S11: MAFMGRELKWGVAHIYSSLNNTIIHITDLTGAETVSRWSGGMVVKADREKPSPYAAMIAASRAAAEAMDKGITALHIKVRAPGGHGPKTPGPGAQAAIRALARAGFIIGRIEDVTPIPHDTTRRPGGRRGRRV, translated from the coding sequence ATGGCTTTCATGGGTAGAGAACTTAAGTGGGGCGTAGCACATATTTATAGTAGCTTAAACAACACTATAATACACATAACAGATCTAACGGGAGCTGAAACCGTAAGCAGATGGAGCGGTGGAATGGTTGTAAAGGCTGATCGAGAAAAACCAAGCCCATATGCAGCAATGATTGCTGCTAGTCGTGCGGCTGCGGAAGCAATGGATAAGGGAATAACAGCTTTACATATTAAAGTAAGAGCGCCTGGAGGTCATGGACCGAAGACTCCGGGACCGGGAGCACAAGCTGCTATACGTGCACTCGCAAGAGCAGGATTCATTATTGGAAGGATCGAAGATGTAACACCAATACCGCATGACACTACACGTAGACCAGGCGGTAGGAGAGGTAGGAGAGTCTAA
- a CDS encoding DNA-directed RNA polymerase subunit D has translation MEINVLEKTPLRLRLYIKDIPLHVLNSIRRAIIAEVPTMAIDSVVFTMNSSVFYDEYIAHRLGLIPLTSEAALDKYKSPEECREAGDRGLFTEDCFVKLDLEGKGEEGKLVTLHSGDLKTSDPDVKPVYDNIPIIVLGKNQEIRLEAYARLGRGKEHAKWSPVSVAAHKYIADIYIDEKKCLGENCKKCIEVCPRNILSFENGKIIVNTNKIFDCSLCRICEEYCPTDAIRVGWRENEYILTIESTGSLPPKRILIEAVKILENKIDDFIENLRSEGIIK, from the coding sequence TTGGAAATAAATGTTTTAGAAAAAACACCTCTACGTCTAAGGCTTTATATAAAAGATATTCCTTTACATGTTTTAAACTCTATTCGTAGAGCCATAATAGCAGAAGTACCAACAATGGCTATTGATTCCGTAGTATTCACAATGAATAGCAGTGTATTCTATGATGAATATATTGCTCATAGACTAGGACTTATACCGTTAACAAGTGAAGCAGCACTAGACAAATATAAGTCACCAGAAGAATGCAGAGAAGCAGGAGACAGAGGATTATTCACCGAAGATTGCTTTGTAAAACTTGATCTTGAAGGGAAAGGTGAGGAAGGTAAACTTGTAACTCTACACAGCGGAGATCTAAAGACTTCGGATCCTGATGTTAAACCTGTTTATGATAACATTCCTATTATAGTTCTAGGAAAGAACCAAGAAATAAGGCTGGAAGCATATGCTAGACTTGGCAGGGGAAAAGAACACGCCAAATGGAGCCCTGTATCTGTTGCAGCACACAAGTATATTGCTGATATTTATATAGATGAAAAGAAGTGTTTAGGTGAAAATTGTAAGAAATGTATAGAGGTTTGTCCAAGAAATATTCTAAGCTTTGAAAACGGAAAAATAATTGTAAACACTAATAAGATTTTTGATTGTTCATTATGCAGAATTTGTGAAGAATACTGTCCGACTGATGCGATAAGAGTTGGCTGGAGAGAGAACGAATATATTTTAACAATCGAATCTACAGGTTCATTACCTCCTAAAAGAATCCTTATTGAAGCCGTAAAAATACTTGAAAATAAAATAGATGATTTCATAGAAAACCTTAGAAGTGAGGGGATAATTAAATGA
- a CDS encoding 50S ribosomal protein L18e, giving the protein MKKTGPTNIVLRKTIRELKKLSKQYKTAIWKAVAEELEKPRRQRRAVNISRINRHTSSGDVVVVPGKVLGSGNIDHPVTVAAVSFTKTAIEKIEIAGGKAIHILDLARENPRGSNVKIIG; this is encoded by the coding sequence ATGAAAAAGACAGGACCTACAAACATTGTATTAAGGAAAACTATTAGAGAGCTCAAAAAATTATCCAAACAATATAAAACAGCTATTTGGAAAGCAGTCGCTGAAGAACTTGAAAAACCTAGGAGGCAGAGGAGAGCTGTGAATATAAGCAGGATAAACAGGCATACTAGCAGTGGAGATGTTGTCGTAGTTCCAGGAAAAGTGCTGGGTTCAGGAAACATTGATCACCCGGTAACAGTCGCTGCAGTTTCATTTACAAAAACAGCTATTGAAAAAATAGAGATTGCCGGTGGGAAAGCTATACATATACTTGATCTAGCCCGTGAAAACCCGCGTGGAAGCAATGTGAAAATTATTGGGTGA
- a CDS encoding 50S ribosomal protein L13, translating to MSEPKTIYVDATNQILGRLASIIAKKLLNGYRVIVVNAEKAVVSGERVRVIQGYKLIEKVTTHYNPYKTGVRRPKSPHNILKRTVRGMLPMDKPKGRNAYKRLRVYNGVPPELGKVEFIRFKEADANRLGREYITLADIAKELGWKGVRI from the coding sequence ATGAGTGAACCTAAAACAATATATGTTGATGCAACAAATCAGATCCTGGGAAGACTAGCCAGTATCATAGCTAAAAAACTACTCAACGGATACAGAGTGATCGTGGTAAATGCTGAAAAAGCAGTTGTAAGCGGTGAAAGAGTAAGGGTTATCCAAGGATATAAACTTATTGAGAAAGTCACCACACACTATAATCCCTATAAAACAGGGGTTAGAAGACCTAAATCACCCCACAATATATTGAAGAGAACAGTTCGTGGAATGCTACCCATGGATAAACCTAAAGGTAGAAATGCGTATAAAAGACTTAGAGTATATAATGGAGTACCGCCGGAGCTTGGAAAAGTAGAATTTATACGTTTCAAAGAAGCAGATGCTAATAGACTCGGGAGAGAATATATTACCCTAGCAGATATAGCTAAAGAACTCGGCTGGAAAGGTGTTAGGATATGA